The Oncorhynchus tshawytscha isolate Ot180627B linkage group LG16, Otsh_v2.0, whole genome shotgun sequence nucleotide sequence cggtgatacagcccgccaggatgctctcgattgtgcatctgtagaagtttgtgagtgcttttggtgacaagccgaatttcttcagcctcctgaggttggagaggcgctgctgcgccttcctcacgatgctgtctgtgtgagtggaccaattcagtttgtctgtgatgtgtatgccgaggaacttaaaacttgctaccctctccactactgttccatcgatgtggatggggggggggtgttcttggtatgcttggggtcattgtccatttggatatatattgacgcaacatctcaagacatctacatcattttccttcctcatgatgccatctattttgtgaagtgcaccagtccctcctgcagcatagcacccccacaacatgatgctgccaccccgtgcttcatggttgggatggtgttcttcggcttgcaagcctctcccctTTTCATCCAAGCATAatgatgttcattatggccaaacagttctatttttgttcatcggaccagaggacatttctccaaaaagtacgatctttttccccatgtgcagttgcaaaccgtagtcaggcttttttatggcggttttggagcagtggcttcttccttgctgagcggcctttcaggttgtgacGATATAGttattgttttactgtggatatagatacttttgtaactgtttcctcctgcatcttcacaaggtcctttgctgttgttctgggattgattttcacttttcgcaccaaagtaagttcatctcaagtagacagaatgcgtctccttcctgagaggtatgacggctgcgtggtcccatggtgtttatacttacgtactattgtttgtacagatgaacgtggtaccttcaggcgtttggaaattactcccaaggatgaaccagattttttttctgaagtcttggctgatttattttgattttcctatgatgtcaagcaaagaggcactgagtttgaaggtaggccttgaaattcatccacaggtacacctccaattgactcaaatgatgtcaattagcctatgatcattttctagatttttccaagctgtttaaaggcacagtcaacttagtgtatgtaaacttctgacccactggaattgtgataaaatGAAATAATCCGTcggcaaacaattgttggaagaatgacttgtgtcatgcacaaagaagaggccctaaccgactttccaaaattatagtttgttaacaagacatttgtggagtggttgaaaaacgagttttaatgactccaacctaaatgtatgtaaacttccgacttcaactgtaaatacctCTACCAACTTCACAAACCTCCTCATCATGACCCAAACCAATGAAGAATCCCCTTCGCGGTGAATAACCTCTTATCAACAGGTACTCCAGCGCCTGGAGAATTCCCTACAGTGAAAGATTTGTCTGGTTAAATTCTCACCATGTGAAATCGTATTATTGGGTGAGAAAATCAGCAACCACATCATTGATTACGCAATGCTCTTAGCGCAAAGATAATACATATCATAGATTTCTCTCTACAATCTGGTCCTTGTTCTTGGAACACTCAGGTTCCATAAACATCTACCCACTGTCAACCCTCACAGTCTCACCATGACAGACTGCTTGTTATCGATGGTCCCTCTCCCGTAGATGAATCCATCGATCTCCTTTGCAGAGAATGGTGGCGCCTCccatccgtctctctcctcaGCAGGCACCACATCTATGTGGGCCAGCAGCATGTAGGGGACGAGGGCCAGGTCAGAGCCCGGCACCCAGAACAGGTGGCTGTAATTGGCCACAACCTCATGCTGGACCAGGTGGGAAGAAAACACTGTCGGGAAAGCTGgcagatggaaaaaaatatatatgttaagTGTTAGGAAATGCAGGATACCACCCGTACGGAAAAAAACTGCACTCAGAGTGTTGCATTATTCTGCAcatactgcatccaaaataccacagtcgactgcagttactgcacttttactgcagtttcaaaactgaaatattttttttGGAAGGGCATTTCTATGAAGCTTTTAAAATAGTGGATTTGAAGTAAACGCAGATGCATTACTGCTTGAGTATCAGAAAGCAGTGTCGAAATGCTAATTGGTAACTTTATATGCTCAAAGCCCGGCAGATGGCGATATTGAGTCGTTTCATCTTATGGTCTTAAGGGAATGCATGCAGCAGGCTATACACTAGTATCCCGCGTggagtttttttgtgtgtgtgtacattgtccattcaggctgcaaagaCATCAATTTCCTCCTTAACTCAATTTAATAGTGAGAAGGCAGAATTTCTTTGGGAAAGTATGCATACTTTCTTGATTAAACAACATTTCCCACCCCCATGGTAGTGGCTAATGCTACTTCCTGATGTTTAGCCAGGGTCATGTCTAGATGGGACACAGCTTGTCAAAATTGAGGTCAAAAgttattatttttacattttttttttacatttttttatcctAACCTGGGGGGTtatgaaggaaccaatgggatgctcaaGGTGGGGCATTCCTGCAGGGAACCCTTAAAATATTATTGTGCAGTTGCATACATGGATTTATCGGGCTTCACTAAGGGGCTGTAAAATTAAAGTTGGAACAAAGTTGACATTTGGGCATAGCATCCATTTTTTGTCACAACCCCCTACCATAATACTTCACCTAACAGTATATGGCCTGTGCGCATTTTTAGCACTTCACTGAGATGGCAAGCCTCCAGCTACACAGCACTCACGTAGAAGCAGTAATAGTTAGTTCAGAGTATTTCTAAGTCAACTTTTTAGACGACATGCGTCCCATTATGCCTGATgtaaaccaaacactgcattccacagtaagaacctcataccaacagtcaagcgtggtggtggtgtgatggtttggggatgctttgctgcctcaggacatAAAGGCTTGGCAACAATGATTTGAAAGtcgcaaaataaatcaaatgctGTTTCTTGACTTAAGCTGggcataattcacaagtgataatatcattcacaagtaaaaggctaatattgtcacccatcaaactattcttgatttaatcttatttttgcatatactaaataatatatgtgaaatttgttttgatttaggtgcatgataatggtcaaTTCTCTCCAAACAAGGGCAGCAGaagaaatacatgtcatctatgcacttaaatagcaaatggaggacgcttttcccgtggttcattatcatgccagccaggtaggctatactcctgttgtaaggAGAAGCAatatgcttaatattaggaaaatgtgtaaatatatatagtaggcctagcctatagaacgCTGGATGGGAAACTCTtcttttaatagaggccatcactctgttctcTCACACAACAGCATAGCCTATAGAACTGTTGTGCACTGTTTGATTAGATGTTCGAAtatatttgcattgatgtcagagtgattagagggacaatagagtgctgagtaccaggcagttaacaagtctggtaggctactaatgaccatcagcagtatcagagctttttaaaatgtaatctttatttaactaggcaagtcagttaagaaatacattcttatttacaatgacggcctaccccggccaaaccggacgacactgggccaattgtgcaccgccctatgggactcccaatcacgaccagtTGTGGTAtagcctggaatcgaactagggtctgtaatgacgcttctttcactgagatgcagtgccttagaccgctgcgccactcgggagcctaattaccatgacttAGCGGTCACGTGGAATtagactgccttcatgactcgtcaCCGCCAGTGTGACGGTAATATgatcaccgtaacagccctagtccACATACACATATctgtcatgctgctgctccagtttcaactgttctgcctgtggctatggaaccctaaccgGTTCAACAGACAtgttaccttgtcccagacctgctgttttggaccctctctccccctccctctaccacACATGCTGTCTCAACCTCttaatgctcagctatgaaaagccaactgacatttactcctgaggtgttgacttattgcaccctctacaactgtgattattatttgaccctgctgatcatctatgaatgtttgaacatcttgaagaacaatctggccttaatggccatgtactctcaatctccacccagcacagccagaagaggactggccacccctcagagcctgattcctctctaggtttcttcctaagttcctacctttctaaggagtttttccaagccaccatgtttctacatctgcattgctttctattttaggctgggtttctctaTAAGCACTTTCTGACATCTGTTGATGTAACAatggcttcataaatacatttgattgttttataatgttagctaaatgtagtaataaaTAAAGGCTACgtttctttaaatggacaattctgtgaactgtcttgtgcaagttttaaattgacacaatacccatTAGTAAAGGTAtcagctagagatgacatgcAGGAACGTGCAGAGATTTGTAGTTTTGACATGTCTAAATTGATTCCAATTAGCATTTTTAAacctgagagtaaatagagccaaatataagagagagagagatgtacatggttatcaaaacctCAAGCCAAGGTAAGCatacacagcccttattttaagtgtttctaaaatcccttaTGGGAAAATGGGGTAAAAATGATTGGAAATATTTCCCTGTTTGACTACTAGAttttatgacacctccactgtgggatTCTACTCAGAGATGTGGTGAGGCTACACCTCAAATTACATACTAGTCATGAAAAAcatgcagttacttgctgtatataactgatgatagagctaaatgtgCTCAATTGTTTTGCATGGAATAAACATAGTCAGAACTATAAATCTATGTTCTTCAAGGGGTGATGACATTCCAAATAGTTAACATGTATTTCCTTGAAAACGACACGCAGTTGTCAATGCTTTCTGCGGAGCTGAGGGACTACATGCACCCAGCAGGCACATCGAATGCTCTATCTTATTGTGACGTTTCATTGAAAACGACCAGCGCCATGCATTCCTTTCTGACGGTAAAATGAAACGAATCCTTATCGCCATTTGCCGGCCTTGTGCTCAGTGGGCTAATGGGCCTTGTGTTCAGTGGGCTAGTGTActcagtgaaaacatgtttcctACAGTAACCGGTTATAATATAACCGCCTATGCAGCATGTACCTGCTCCTAAACCAAGTATAACAGTAGGTATCCGGTAGCTTACCTTTCCTCAAGAGGCCGTCGAACTCGCGCAATGCGGTGGTGTTGAGCTGCGTCTCCGTGGTTGACACGGTGGGAATCCGGATTGCGTCTGCGTACAAAAAAAGCAGGCGGCGTTGAGCAAATTTGGTGTGCACATTATAGCGATGAATCATTCACACAGCACAGGTTGACAAACCTGCTCAGCTTGATGATCGAATTAGTCTGGATCTCACCTCTGAAATTCGATAGAAGCTCCTCTCTCTGGTGCTGGTTTATGTCAGACGCAATATTGTTCGTCTTCTCCCAGTGTGCAAGTTGAAGTCCTGCATTCACATCAAACGTTAGTGTCCTTACAGTGGCTGCAACGAAAAAGGCTAATATAACTAATAACAAGCTAAACGACACAATTTTCACAAACTTGAGAATGTTCAATTTTGCACTGCGTTCGGTCATTTTTTTAATTCGACAGTGCACAGCGTGTTGTTGTGAAGAGTGCAAGCTGCTCGTGACGTGTTCTGCTAATTTGATCTATGAATGATCGTTTGAGCGCCACCTTTTGGGCTGGAAATAGGGCACCAGATAATCATTTACCTTATTCACCTTCATGCACTTCCAATCAAATTGCCATGTAGCACTTGTTTTATTAGACAGAACATGTCAAATGCTCTTTATTCAAATTAACTCAGACAACTACACAATAAAGCAACTATTGAAAAATCAACAAAAAACAACTTGCATGTTTCATATTACACTGAAGTCCCTGACATTTTGTCTTGACCACATCTTTGGTGAACTCCACATAACACTTTACTTGTTTTTGATAACAAGGCCACAAACAAAACCAACAGTGTAACTTATACTGTAACTCCATGAATGTCATTGAGACATATTTAATAAAAGTACAAAAACTCAATTAAGTTACAAATTTCAtacatgtttttattatttttaaaaatgtaggcCTAGTCATTTGTTTTCTGCACTTGCACTGATCCTGTATGCATTTGAACAGCACAGTAGGTTTCACCGTAACATTTTCGAACCAACAGGATTGTCCAAAGGAGAATGACACCAGAGCCATATatagagattttttttaaaaggctTTGAATGATGGTAACAAAATGATGTTCCACATAACAACTGTAAACCAATGTGTGGAGTATTGAGGAGGAGCAGGGGAATTATGCCTCCCTAGAGAACGAGCAGAGGAATATCCTAGGGTTCAGCCTGGAGGGACAGCCCCTCAGTCTCCGTCTCCATGCTGAGGTTGTCCAGCAAAGTCACAAAGGGATTGGCCAAGCTATCCTCCATGGCAGCATAGATGAGGTAGAGGAGACAGGCCACAATGAAGAAGACCAGGATCTGGACCCACAGAGGAACCAGGCGATGCTCCACTGCCCATCGCTGTAGGGTCATGGGACTAGCAGGGAGGTCTGGGTATTTAAACTGGACCGGTCGCCCCGCTGCACCCTTGATAGGCCTCCGACGGGTGGCACTGGAATAAAGGGGGGAATTAGCAACATCGTAGTACCCAAATACTTATATTCCATGTACCTATAGTAGACTTAGGTAAACCAGAATTCTCCAACTCTGGTCCTAAAGAGTTGCTGGGGCTGATGCGTTCTGTTTTAGTACTGTATATGAAGGAACCAATAGATTGCAGAATAACCCAGACAGGGTACCTTTCAATTAAAATACCGGTAGCAACTGACTGCTTAACCAGGTTTGGACAAAGGCTGATGTGACTGCAGGCTTCTTTAATTTCTAGTCTACTGTGTAGTGTATTTTTATGAGAGACTGGACTTACGCAATGCCAGTTGGTGTGGGTTCTGTCTCTGGGAACATCTCCATCAGAACATCTGTGACTGGCTCCTAAAGACCAGACAAACAGAAGCACATATCAGAGACTGACACACCAAAATAGATGAGAGGAAAGACAAGTGTCCACACCAGTGTCCGCCCTCACCACCTTAAAACAGGTCAGGTGGAATGCCAAAAATAGATCATTAAATGTTGGGGGAAACAGGAAAGTCAGATAAAGACACTTGTGATTATTGTGCTAGCTAGACCATAAGATTAAAGTCATCAAGTGAAAGTACAGTCAACTAATGTATCAACCTTTTCTCAGTAAAACGTTAATTTAGGTATGAATGAGCACTAATTAAACCACTGGCTTGGTTATATACATGAAGACCCACCCAATTAAACTCACATACTAATAGTCAATTTATAAACAAAGTAATAGAATGAGCCCTGCAGATCTGCATGTAGACCTGAAAGCACAAGTATATGAACTGTTGAAAGAGCGTACAAAAATAATCTAAAAGACTTGGGTAAACAAGCTAATGTATGTGCCTTGATTTGCCGTTTGAAAAGGGATGTCTTAGGGGTGATGAATAGGGATCTGTTAGTCATCGTATACTTGTCCACTGTCGCCGCTTCCTGCTAAAATAGGTGAGAAACCACACAAATTAAATGTTACATCCTCGTTTCCCTCTCAGCCCTGTACACCCACACAATGTTTACCACAGCCCAGTGAATCACAGAAACCCGATAACCACCAACACCAGCCTGTCACTGATAAGATTATTGAACTGTTTGTGAGTACTACTGACCCAGTAGGGCCTGGGGCAAGGTCCTTGATTACTACTCCTGTTGTTCCCTCGCTTGATTTCTGGTCCACTACTGGAGAGAGGGATCCGACTCTCAAACTGTAGTTCCACAGGAAAAGGTAAATACAGCATATCACTCCAGTGGAGATTGATAGAATTGCATATTTTACATAGTAAATATGATCATTAAGACTAGATACCAAAATCAGTTCAAAACAAACTTCCCTCCTCCACCATTTGAGTAATGCTGAAGCTCTTAGAGGACAAAGAGGAGTCAACATCACAACCACCTCTCAGAGACACAGACTGGGGCAACACCTGCAGGGGTTAGGACAGAacttaaaaataaatatacaccAACAGCTTGCTTGATCCATTAGAAGATACTCTCCATAAGTGAAAAAACCCCACCAAAATCCTTGCACCATCTTTGGAGTGAGAAAAGGGTACCCAGACTCATTCacattttatactgaacaaaaatatatacacaaaatgtaaagtgttgttttatgtttcatgagctaaaattaaatatcccagaaatgttccatatgcacaaaaatcttatttctctcaaattttgtgcacaaatttgtttacttccctgttagtgagagcatttctcctttgccaagattatccatctacctgactggtatggtatatcaagaagctgattaaacagcatgatcattacacaggtgtaccttgtgctgggggcaataaatggccactcttaaaatgtgcagttgtcacacaacacaatgccacagatgtctcaagttgaaggacgtgcaattggcatgctgactgcaggaatgtccaacgctattgccagagaattgaatgttaatttctctaccataagccacctccgtcattttagagaatttggcagtatgtccaaccagcttcacaaccgcagaccacgtgtaaccacaccagcccaggacctccacttccggcttcttcacctgcgggatcatctgaaaccagccacctggacagctgatgaaactgaggagtatttatgtctgtaataaagccctttttgtgggaaaaactcattctgattggctggctcccaagtgggtgggcctatgccctcccaggcccctcCATGGCTGTACACCTGCCCAGgactactctgtttattatctatgcatagtcactttaactctacctacatgtacatattacctcgactaaccggtgcccctgcacatggactctgtaccggtaccccgtatatagcctcgttattgttattttactgctgacgTTTAATTATATTGTTACTTCTTTTTTTTAACTTAagatttaagaaaaataagtgttaaagcattgttggttaagggcttaaggcttgcaagtaagtatttcacctgttgtatttggcgcatgtgacaaagaaaattgtatttaattttaattaatttatttcaattgactgatttccttatatgaactgtaacgcagtaaaatcgttgaaattgttgcatgttgcatttatatttttattcagtatatattAAATGAATTGCTAGCAGAAGGGGAGAGATCCCATGCCCATTGAAGAGGAATGTCTGTAAAAAGTAAGTCATTATGAAAGTGTTACAGTGGGAGGAAGTTCGGTGAGTGTAGTGGTATATCCCTAAATCTGTGGGCAGTCCTAGAACAGAGGATGTTCTGCTCAGCACATGCCCAGGGGTAACAGGTGAGGGGGGAAGCTGCTGCCCCCACTCTGCTGTGGCAGACAACTCAGCCACATTCCCATGATACCCTGCAATCCTCCTGGGATCGATTTCAAAGAGGCCCGGATCTCTTCGAACCAGCTGCCAGGGTGGCACCATTATCATCCCATTACACAAAAGCATTACCCTCATGAAATAATTCCATCACCCATTTCAAAACATTGATTTTGTGAATAAATAATACATAATGGTGCTGGTGGTATAATGAATAGGCAGATTTACCATTCTGGACAAAGGCATAAAACACTGATGATAGTGATATTCCGTGTTTTTATTATTCCATGAGTGCGGTACCATCTATTAAAAGTAAAGAATAACTTAGCTGAGAACCACTCCTAAAATATAACTTATCTTTACATTGAGAGAGTTTTCATTATTAGATCCATGTCCAGAGATACCAATTACTGCCACCAGATGGCACTGCAGGcaatgttctctcctttcatatcTTGAGGAACATGACATACTGTAACTGCAAAGGACATTTACTATTCTTAAAGGAATGAAAGGCTTAACATAGGTACTGATCTTTGCTTTGAGCACAGTTCTGAAAACCAGAGTATGAATGCACTCACCCGCATGTCAACGTGCAGGTTTTCCTCCATTAATGAAACCGTCTCTGGGCTTCCTTGTGAAACTGCAAAATCAGAGGCAGAAACCCATAATATTAGATTGATTGCTGGTAGATCAGCACAGTATGATGGCAattgatttatatatacacatatacagtaccagtcaaaagttgacacatttactcattcaagttttttattttactatattatagaataatagtgaagacagtgaagacatgaaactatgaactaacacatgaaatcatgtaggaaccaaaaaaggtgttaaacgaatcaaaatatattttctattataTTTTCTATTCTTCAAGGTAGACACCCTCTGCCTTGACAGTTTtgcactcttggcgttctctcaaccaacttcatgaggtagtaacctggaatgcatttcaattaacaggtgtatgTTAAAAAGTTCAAATGTGGGATttattttccttcttaatgcatttgagccaatcagttgtgacaaggtaggggtggtataaagaatttggtaaaagaccaagtccatattatggcaagaacagctcaaataagcaaagagaaacaacagtccatcatttaagacatgaaggtcagtcaatcctgaaaATGTTAAGAAAATAGGGTAGGTCATAGTTCACATGGGTAAATTACTGATTGACTTACAataccagacaaaagtttggacacacatactcattccagggtttttatttatttggactattttctacattgtagaataatagtgaagacatcaaaactatggaagagaaattacagtccatcattaatttaagacatgtaGGTTAGTCATTCCGGATAATTTCaagtactttgaaagtttcttcaagtgcagtcgcaaaacccgtcaagtgctatgatgaaactggctcttatgagggcCGCCAcatgaatggaagacccagagttacctctgctgcagaggataatttcattagttaccagcctcagaaattgcagcccaaataaatgcttcatagattaagtaacagacacatgtcaacgtctcctctgaacagttgattgcgtgaatcaggccttcatggtcgaattgcagcaaagaaaccactactaaaggacaccaataagaaaatacttacttgggctaagaaacacaaGCAAACACAAGCAaagaacattagaccggtggaaatctgtcttttggtctgatgagttcaaatttgagatttttggttccattcgcatgtctttgtgagacacagagtaggtgaacggatgatctccgcatgtgtggttcccaccgtgaagcatgaggaggtgtgatgtgtggggggtgctttgctggtgacactgtcagtgatttatttagaattcaaggcacacttaaccagcatggcatcccatctggtttgcgcttagtgggactatcatttgtttttcaacaggacaatgacccaacaaacctccaggctgtgtaagggttatttgaccaagaaggacagGGAAGGAGTGCCGCATCagatcatccgacctcaacctaattgagatggtttgggatgagttgaaggAAACGCAGccatcaagtgctcagcatatgtgggatctccttcaagacagttggaaaagctggttgagagaatgccaagagtgtgcaaagctgtcatttaacacttttttggttactacatgattccaaatgtgttatttcatagttttgatgtcttcaatattattcatcaatgtagaaaattgaaaaaaataaagaaaaatctttgaatgagtaggtgtgtccaaagtaatattatatatatatatatatatatatatacacacacacacacacacacacacactgctcaaaaaaatactaaaataacacTAAattaacacatcctagatctgaatgaatgaaatattcttattaaatacttttttctttacatagctgaatgtgctgacaacaaaatcacacaaaaattatcaatggaaatcaaatttatcaacccatggaggtttggatttggagtcacactc carries:
- the lemd1 gene encoding LEM domain-containing protein 1 isoform X6; this encodes MLDPSVLTDDELKTTLLKYGVEAGPIVATTRSIYERKLQRLLKPAQPWQNGGTGDADQYSDSEGDEESVSQGSPETVSLMEENLHVDMRMVPHSWNNKNTEYHYHQCFMPLSRMVLPQSVSLRGGCDVDSSLSSKSFSITQMVEEFESRIPLSSSGPEIKRGNNRSSNQGPCPRPYWQEAATVDKYTMTNRSLFITPKTSLFKRQIKEPVTDVLMEMFPETEPTPTGIAATRRRPIKGAAGRPVQFKYPDLPASPMTLQRWAVEHRLVPLWVQILVFFIVACLLYLIYAAMEDSLANPFVTLLDNLSMETETEGLSLQAEP
- the lemd1 gene encoding LEM domain-containing protein 1 isoform X2 — its product is MPVFVEDPAQFSKPRLKSELIAHNVTLPAVESKKQVYVELYLKHIVQKSAADFSSDEEDDDVVEVQDSQDFEEEKDPKMLDPSVLTDDELKTTLLKYGVEAGPIVATTRSIYERKLQRLLKPAQPWQNGGTGDADQYSDSEGDEESVSQGSPETVSLMEENLHVDMRMVPHSWNNKNTEYHYHQCFMPLSRMVLPQSVSLRGGCDVDSSLSSKSFSITQMVEEFESRIPLSSSGPEIKRGNNRSSNQGPCPRPYWEAATVDKYTMTNRSLFITPKTSLFKRQIKEPVTDVLMEMFPETEPTPTGIAATRRRPIKGAAGRPVQFKYPDLPASPMTLQRWAVEHRLVPLWVQILVFFIVACLLYLIYAAMEDSLANPFVTLLDNLSMETETEGLSLQAEP
- the lemd1 gene encoding LEM domain-containing protein 1 isoform X1; this encodes MPVFVEDPAQFSKPRLKSELIAHNVTLPAVESKKQVYVELYLKHIVQKSAADFSSDEEDDDVVEVQDSQDFEEEKDPKMLDPSVLTDDELKTTLLKYGVEAGPIVATTRSIYERKLQRLLKPAQPWQNGGTGDADQYSDSEGDEESVSQGSPETVSLMEENLHVDMRMVPHSWNNKNTEYHYHQCFMPLSRMVLPQSVSLRGGCDVDSSLSSKSFSITQMVEEFESRIPLSSSGPEIKRGNNRSSNQGPCPRPYWQEAATVDKYTMTNRSLFITPKTSLFKRQIKEPVTDVLMEMFPETEPTPTGIAATRRRPIKGAAGRPVQFKYPDLPASPMTLQRWAVEHRLVPLWVQILVFFIVACLLYLIYAAMEDSLANPFVTLLDNLSMETETEGLSLQAEP
- the lemd1 gene encoding LEM domain-containing protein 1 isoform X4; this translates as MPVFVEDPAQFSKPRLKSELIAHNVTLPAVESKKQVYVELYLKHIVQKSAADFSSDEEDDDVVEVQDSQDFEEEKDPKMLDPSVLTDDELKTTLLKYGVEAGPIVATTRSIYERKLQRLLKPAQPWQNGGTGDADQYSDSEGDEESVSQGSPETVSLMEENLHVDMRMVPHSWNNKNTEYHYHQCFMPLSRMVLPQSVSLRGGCDVDSSLSSKSFSITQMVEEFESRIPLSSSGPEIKRGNNRSSNQGPCPRPYWEPVTDVLMEMFPETEPTPTGIAATRRRPIKGAAGRPVQFKYPDLPASPMTLQRWAVEHRLVPLWVQILVFFIVACLLYLIYAAMEDSLANPFVTLLDNLSMETETEGLSLQAEP
- the lemd1 gene encoding LEM domain-containing protein 1 isoform X7 yields the protein MPVFVEDPAQFSKPRLKSELIAHNVTLPAVESKKQVYVELYLKHIVQKSAADFSSDEEDDDVVEVQDSQDFEEEKDPKMLDPSVLTDDELKTTLLKYGVEAGPIVATTRSIYERKLQRLLKPAQPWQNGGTGDADQYSDSEGDEESVSQGSPETVSLMEENLHVDMRFESRIPLSSSGPEIKRGNNRSSNQGPCPRPYWEPVTDVLMEMFPETEPTPTGIAATRRRPIKGAAGRPVQFKYPDLPASPMTLQRWAVEHRLVPLWVQILVFFIVACLLYLIYAAMEDSLANPFVTLLDNLSMETETEGLSLQAEP
- the lemd1 gene encoding LEM domain-containing protein 1 isoform X5 encodes the protein MPVFVEDPAQFSKPRLKSELIAHNVTLPAVESKKQVYVELYLKHIVQKSAADFSSDEEDDDVVEVQDSQDFEEEKDPKMLDPSVLTDDELKTTLLKYGVEAGPIVATTRSIYERKLQRLLKPAQPWQNGGTGDADQYSDSEGDEESVSQGSPETVSLMEENLHVDMRFESRIPLSSSGPEIKRGNNRSSNQGPCPRPYWQEAATVDKYTMTNRSLFITPKTSLFKRQIKEPVTDVLMEMFPETEPTPTGIAATRRRPIKGAAGRPVQFKYPDLPASPMTLQRWAVEHRLVPLWVQILVFFIVACLLYLIYAAMEDSLANPFVTLLDNLSMETETEGLSLQAEP
- the lemd1 gene encoding LEM domain-containing protein 1 isoform X3 → MPVFVEDPAQFSKPRLKSELIAHNVTLPAVESKKQVYVELYLKHIVQKSAADFSSDEEDDDVVEVQDSQDFEEEKDPKMLDPSVLTDDELKTTLLKYGVEAGPIVATTRSIYERKLQRLLKPAQPWQNGGTGDADQYSDSEGDEESVSQGSPETVSLMEENLHVDMRVLPQSVSLRGGCDVDSSLSSKSFSITQMVEEFESRIPLSSSGPEIKRGNNRSSNQGPCPRPYWQEAATVDKYTMTNRSLFITPKTSLFKRQIKEPVTDVLMEMFPETEPTPTGIAATRRRPIKGAAGRPVQFKYPDLPASPMTLQRWAVEHRLVPLWVQILVFFIVACLLYLIYAAMEDSLANPFVTLLDNLSMETETEGLSLQAEP